The following are encoded together in the Desulfococcus multivorans genome:
- a CDS encoding zinc-ribbon domain-containing protein — protein MKVNCPECLAAHFFEDAEVPEGGMSVKCKICGTPFRVEKVRSPRPGHEPDEAEMTCPRCFITQKKSDTCMCCGMTLSQSHEQPSMPESRQDRHTAAARTEDPVVWNGPTPQGPDAIGELFRGLFDLSFDHLITPGMIKVLYALLLIFGGAVTLILVNYFLFSVGNYGAAAAAVMIYLLAVVVVRIQAEFLLVFFMLGKHAGNRDARTVREDGAASRERIGACRRSKET, from the coding sequence ATGAAAGTCAACTGTCCGGAATGCCTGGCAGCGCATTTCTTCGAGGATGCCGAGGTACCGGAAGGCGGCATGAGCGTGAAGTGCAAGATATGCGGCACCCCGTTCAGGGTGGAAAAGGTGCGTTCGCCTCGACCGGGACATGAGCCCGATGAAGCGGAGATGACATGCCCGCGGTGCTTCATCACCCAGAAGAAGAGCGACACCTGCATGTGCTGCGGCATGACCCTTTCACAATCCCATGAACAACCGTCAATGCCGGAGTCGCGGCAAGACCGGCACACGGCGGCCGCCCGCACCGAGGACCCCGTCGTCTGGAACGGCCCGACACCTCAGGGACCAGACGCGATCGGCGAACTCTTTCGCGGGCTGTTCGACCTGTCGTTCGACCACTTGATCACGCCGGGCATGATCAAGGTGCTCTATGCCCTTCTTCTGATTTTCGGAGGGGCCGTTACCTTGATTCTCGTCAACTATTTTCTCTTTTCCGTCGGTAATTACGGGGCTGCGGCGGCGGCCGTCATGATCTATCTCCTGGCCGTCGTTGTCGTTCGGATTCAGGCGGAGTTTCTGCTGGTTTTCTTCATGCTGGGAAAGCATGCGGGAAACCGCGATGCCCGGACGGTCCGGGAAGACGGCGCAGCGTCGCGAGAGCGCATAGGCGCATGCCGAAGAAGCAAGGAGACTTGA
- a CDS encoding MFS transporter gives MTGHAKANIRILFALTLVHFTGDFYSSFTNPLFPLFVEKMGLSLTQIGVIAGVNRFLAFIIQPMAGYYSDRYQTRLFIMVGLLLPVVFIPISGIAVGFWTLLAAVALGSVGSSMFHPSVTGMVPLYAGRNAGFSMSIFNTGGTLAFGVGPLFITWYAARYGLSALPATMVFGLAALVYLYFTVPSPESEGMRHLGFIGAVRESLGGAWKSIILIWAVMFLRALVGQSFMTFMPVLYVQKGFSIVSAGMIFSLFTIAGTAGGLLAGHISDRIGFKPVFLFTHAVMAPILFLFLKLEGGWVYLGAILAGAAVLASLPIGVVMAQTLAPKGRSMVASLMMGFAFGLGGMLSPLVGKLADLTSIQSVLTGITVIPLVTLPIIACFPSAGSR, from the coding sequence ATGACGGGACATGCCAAGGCCAACATCCGGATCCTTTTCGCCCTCACCCTCGTACATTTCACGGGGGATTTCTACAGCTCCTTCACCAACCCCCTCTTTCCCCTCTTTGTCGAGAAGATGGGGCTCTCCCTGACCCAGATCGGCGTGATCGCAGGCGTCAACCGCTTCCTGGCCTTCATCATCCAGCCCATGGCCGGCTATTATTCCGACCGTTACCAGACGCGTCTGTTCATCATGGTCGGTCTGCTTCTGCCGGTTGTTTTCATCCCCATCTCCGGGATCGCCGTCGGGTTCTGGACCCTCTTGGCGGCCGTAGCCCTGGGGTCGGTGGGATCGTCCATGTTCCATCCCTCGGTGACGGGGATGGTGCCCCTCTATGCGGGGCGGAACGCCGGGTTTTCCATGTCGATTTTCAACACGGGCGGCACCCTGGCCTTCGGCGTCGGTCCCCTTTTCATCACCTGGTATGCGGCCCGGTACGGGCTCTCGGCCCTGCCGGCGACCATGGTTTTCGGGCTGGCGGCCCTTGTCTACCTTTATTTCACCGTGCCGTCGCCCGAGAGTGAGGGCATGCGGCACCTGGGGTTTATCGGGGCCGTCCGGGAAAGCCTGGGCGGCGCATGGAAAAGCATCATCCTCATCTGGGCCGTCATGTTCCTGAGGGCTCTGGTGGGTCAGTCATTCATGACCTTCATGCCGGTTCTCTATGTCCAGAAGGGGTTCTCCATTGTGTCCGCCGGGATGATCTTTTCTCTTTTCACGATAGCCGGGACGGCCGGCGGCCTGCTGGCCGGCCATATATCGGACCGCATCGGGTTCAAGCCCGTGTTTCTGTTTACCCACGCCGTCATGGCACCGATTCTGTTTCTTTTTCTCAAATTGGAGGGCGGGTGGGTCTATCTGGGCGCAATCCTGGCAGGGGCTGCGGTACTGGCCTCTCTGCCCATCGGCGTGGTCATGGCCCAGACCTTGGCGCCCAAGGGAAGGTCCATGGTGGCGAGCCTCATGATGGGGTTTGCCTTCGGCCTGGGGGGGATGCTTTCCCCGCTGGTGGGCAAGCTTGCCGATCTTACCTCCATCCAGTCGGTTTTGACCGGGATTACCGTGATCCCCCTTGTCACGCTGCCGATCATCGCCTGTTTTCCCTCCGCCGGAAGCCGATGA
- a CDS encoding VanZ family protein → MDCRQLPLKILIGLAATVLGIILVVGLNPRHSLFTNKVNRLTDGPGLRFRKYGIACTKPFDVPLDAASVMPDGPPGFSMEIAFTSHHQGNSRFGILFMFHDGDDDAQLLMGQWRNHIVVMNGDDFDYSRKAPRVSTDLSELPQAPVVVTVTTDGEGTRLYLNGRRVDENRRLTLSFPGGGRSSALVMGNSVYGNIVWEGEIHGFAVYPHALAAADVSKHYAEWLENRDFSHALTAAPSMLYLFDGRPGAPVLDRSGRGRHLEVPTRMTVLKRQFLIFSPTDFSLRSAFIQDVVVNFVGFVPFGLVFTLLFRRGPLRIQRHAIAFAVILGFAVSLAIEIGQAWIPSRSSSLLDLIMNTAGTGTGAMIHGFFCRETPFVSDAPL, encoded by the coding sequence ATGGACTGCAGGCAGCTACCCCTGAAAATCCTTATCGGTCTTGCGGCGACGGTGCTTGGAATCATTCTCGTCGTGGGGCTCAACCCCCGCCATTCCCTTTTTACCAACAAGGTAAACCGGCTGACCGACGGGCCGGGTCTTCGGTTCCGGAAATACGGCATCGCCTGCACGAAGCCTTTCGATGTCCCTCTTGATGCCGCTTCCGTGATGCCGGACGGGCCGCCGGGATTTTCCATGGAGATCGCCTTCACGTCCCATCACCAGGGGAACAGCAGATTCGGTATCCTGTTCATGTTCCATGACGGGGATGACGACGCCCAGTTGCTGATGGGACAATGGCGGAACCATATCGTCGTCATGAACGGGGACGACTTTGATTACAGCAGAAAAGCCCCGCGGGTCTCGACCGACCTTTCCGAGCTGCCGCAGGCGCCCGTCGTCGTGACGGTAACGACGGACGGGGAGGGGACCCGACTCTATCTGAACGGAAGGCGCGTCGACGAAAACAGGCGGCTGACCCTGAGTTTTCCGGGCGGCGGACGATCCTCCGCGTTGGTGATGGGAAACTCCGTCTACGGCAACATTGTCTGGGAAGGCGAAATTCACGGTTTTGCGGTATATCCCCACGCCCTCGCCGCTGCCGACGTCTCGAAACATTATGCCGAATGGCTGGAAAACCGTGATTTTTCCCATGCCCTCACGGCGGCGCCGTCCATGCTTTACCTGTTCGACGGCCGACCCGGCGCTCCTGTTCTCGACCGATCGGGCCGGGGGCGTCACCTCGAGGTCCCGACAAGAATGACCGTACTCAAGCGGCAGTTTTTGATTTTTTCCCCGACGGATTTCAGCTTGAGAAGCGCTTTCATCCAGGACGTCGTCGTCAACTTCGTCGGTTTCGTGCCCTTCGGACTCGTTTTCACCTTGCTTTTTCGCCGGGGTCCGCTGCGAATTCAACGGCACGCCATTGCCTTCGCCGTCATTCTGGGTTTTGCCGTGAGCCTGGCCATCGAGATCGGCCAGGCATGGATTCCCTCCCGGAGCTCCAGTCTTCTCGATCTCATCATGAATACTGCGGGCACCGGGACCGGCGCTATGATCCACGGCTTCTTCTGCCGGGAAACCCCCTTTGTTTCGGATGCCCCTCTGTAA
- a CDS encoding DEAD/DEAH box helicase, whose amino-acid sequence MTFQAFQLNSAVMAGITAAGYTRPTPIQTQAVPKVMAGGDLMGLAQTGTGKTAAFALPILHRLVTGDADPNRSHDRTNDRRSIGRGSDKHDCPRALILAPTRELAEQIHQSIELLGRKTRLSSIALYGGVNINPQIQKLRRGVDIIVACPGRLLDHLNRRTVAFPNLEVLVLDEADHMFDMGFLPDIRRIIGRLPGKRQTLLFSATMPDEIRVLANEVLNRPATVQIGVTAPADTVSHALYPVAQHLKTPLLMAILKGTDTGAVLVFTRTKHRARQLGDKLAKAGYPSASLQGNLSQNRRQAALDGFRSGKFQILVATDIAARGIDVSGVSHVINYDIPDTPDAYIHRIGRTGRATCTGDAFTLTTTADAPIVRAITRVLGAPIERRTVADFDYGVPEPEKAGGNPRPRQHTATRNSARRNNEGSAGLSGAGRTFPARRRNSGGRVPAYAAGAGTRSGSHTRRAR is encoded by the coding sequence ATGACCTTTCAAGCATTTCAGTTGAATTCCGCCGTTATGGCGGGCATCACAGCCGCGGGCTACACCCGGCCGACCCCCATTCAGACCCAGGCCGTCCCGAAGGTGATGGCCGGCGGCGACCTCATGGGGCTCGCCCAGACCGGCACCGGCAAAACCGCCGCCTTCGCCCTTCCCATACTGCACCGCCTGGTTACCGGCGATGCCGACCCGAACCGATCCCACGACCGCACCAACGATCGCCGTTCGATCGGCCGCGGCAGCGACAAACACGATTGCCCCCGCGCCCTGATCCTCGCCCCCACCCGCGAGCTGGCGGAACAGATCCACCAGTCCATCGAACTCCTCGGGCGGAAAACCCGGCTTTCGAGCATCGCGCTATACGGCGGCGTCAACATCAATCCGCAGATCCAGAAACTCAGGCGCGGCGTGGACATCATCGTGGCCTGCCCCGGCCGTCTCCTCGACCACCTCAACCGGAGGACCGTAGCCTTTCCCAACCTGGAGGTCCTGGTCCTGGACGAAGCGGACCATATGTTCGACATGGGATTTCTGCCCGACATCCGACGGATCATCGGGCGGCTTCCCGGAAAACGACAGACCCTTCTCTTTTCGGCGACCATGCCTGACGAGATCCGGGTCCTGGCGAACGAAGTCCTGAATCGGCCGGCCACGGTCCAGATCGGTGTGACCGCGCCGGCGGACACCGTGAGCCATGCCCTCTACCCGGTGGCCCAACACCTGAAAACGCCCCTTTTGATGGCCATCCTGAAGGGCACAGACACCGGCGCCGTCCTGGTCTTCACCCGGACCAAGCATCGGGCCCGGCAGCTGGGGGACAAGCTGGCAAAGGCGGGCTATCCCTCCGCCTCCCTCCAGGGGAACCTCAGCCAGAACCGACGTCAGGCGGCCCTTGACGGATTCCGCTCGGGCAAATTTCAGATCCTGGTGGCCACCGACATCGCGGCCCGGGGCATCGACGTCTCGGGGGTCTCCCATGTCATCAACTACGATATCCCCGATACCCCCGATGCCTATATTCATCGCATCGGCCGGACCGGCCGCGCGACATGCACGGGCGACGCCTTCACCCTGACCACCACGGCGGACGCCCCCATCGTCCGGGCCATCACCCGGGTCCTGGGCGCGCCCATCGAACGCCGTACGGTCGCGGACTTCGATTACGGCGTCCCCGAACCGGAAAAGGCCGGTGGGAACCCGCGTCCCCGACAACATACCGCCACGCGAAACAGCGCCAGGCGAAACAACGAAGGATCGGCGGGCCTTTCCGGCGCCGGCAGAACCTTCCCGGCGCGCCGTCGAAACAGCGGCGGCCGAGTTCCCGCATACGCCGCCGGCGCGGGCACCCGGTCCGGATCCCATACCCGCCGCGCCCGCTGA
- a CDS encoding 3-oxoacyl-ACP synthase III family protein, which translates to MTHSIITGTGSYIPTARIPNSHFLNREFYSADGVRLTKPNTEIIQTLQNITGIRERRYVTDDFKTSDIAFFAAEKAMEGVDPESLDVIIVAQNLGDVPQDNVRVDMVPTIASRVKHKLGIQNPYTVAYDVPFGCPGWLHGMTLADYHIRSGDAKKILVIGAETLSRISDPHDIDSMIFADGAGAALVEATEKEAGILAHVTRTDAADHVYLLRMGKSYNPNRTGGELYIKMDGHDIYRYALKIVPEVVKKCLEKVGYTLTDVRKVLIHQANEKMDHAILTRLFRLYGIKDIPEGVMPMTINRLGNSSVATLPTLLDLLCREELEGHRVGSGDILVFASVGAGMNINAMVYKVP; encoded by the coding sequence ATGACACATTCGATTATCACTGGAACGGGCAGCTACATTCCCACGGCGAGGATTCCGAACAGCCATTTTCTGAACCGCGAATTTTACAGTGCCGACGGCGTACGGCTGACAAAGCCCAACACCGAGATCATCCAGACGCTCCAGAACATCACGGGTATCCGTGAACGCCGATATGTCACCGATGATTTCAAAACCTCCGACATCGCCTTTTTCGCTGCGGAAAAAGCCATGGAAGGGGTCGATCCGGAGAGCCTGGACGTGATCATCGTGGCACAGAATCTGGGGGATGTGCCGCAGGACAACGTTCGGGTCGATATGGTCCCTACCATCGCCTCGCGGGTCAAACACAAGCTGGGGATTCAAAATCCATACACCGTCGCCTACGATGTTCCCTTCGGCTGTCCTGGATGGCTGCATGGAATGACGCTGGCGGACTACCATATCCGGTCGGGGGACGCCAAAAAGATCCTGGTGATCGGCGCGGAAACCCTGTCGCGGATTTCGGACCCCCACGACATCGACTCCATGATCTTTGCCGACGGGGCCGGCGCGGCCCTGGTGGAAGCCACGGAGAAGGAGGCCGGCATCCTGGCCCACGTCACGAGAACCGATGCCGCCGACCATGTCTATCTGCTGCGGATGGGGAAATCGTACAATCCGAACCGTACCGGCGGTGAGCTTTACATCAAGATGGACGGCCACGACATTTACCGATACGCCCTTAAAATCGTGCCCGAAGTCGTGAAGAAATGCCTGGAGAAGGTCGGGTACACCCTCACCGATGTCAGGAAGGTCCTGATCCATCAGGCCAATGAGAAGATGGACCATGCGATTCTGACGCGGTTGTTCCGTCTTTACGGGATCAAGGATATCCCCGAGGGCGTCATGCCGATGACGATCAACCGCCTCGGCAACAGCTCCGTCGCCACCCTGCCGACGCTGCTGGATCTCCTCTGTCGGGAGGAGTTGGAAGGGCATCGTGTCGGTTCCGGAGACATCCTCGTCTTCGCTTCCGTGGGGGCCGGCATGAACATCAACGCCATGGTCTACAAGGTGCCCTGA
- a CDS encoding MFS transporter — protein sequence MARSPEKTSPKAALAVAALTTFMAPFMISAVNIALPAIQAEFAVDAVVLGWLANAYLLATGVALVPAGKIADIYGRRKIFITGILVFTVATTATAVMPSISWIILLRILQGMGAAMTMTTGIAIISAVFPPSERGKAIGITVSSVYIGLSVGPFAGGLLTGAFGWRAIFLINAPIGAAALLLAALKIREEWADAAGERFDVAGSLFYGVALVCLMYGLSILPARLGLGLLGGGALAMGLFIRHELRTAFPVFEVRLFRQNRTFTYSSLAALINYAATFAVAFLMSLYLQYIKGMSPEAAGTVLICQPGVMALFSPAAGRLSDRIEPAAIASAGMALTAAGLAALAFLSADTDIPYIIVSLVVLGLGFALFSSPNMNAIMGSVEKRHYGVASGTVATMRLVGQMLSMTLATLAFSFFIGSAQIAPPVYPRFLEAVTLCFAAFSVMCAGGIYFSLARGTLHSRSR from the coding sequence ATGGCGCGATCACCGGAAAAAACATCCCCCAAAGCGGCCCTGGCCGTGGCCGCCCTCACGACCTTCATGGCCCCGTTCATGATTTCGGCGGTCAATATCGCCCTTCCGGCCATCCAGGCGGAGTTCGCCGTGGATGCCGTGGTGCTGGGGTGGCTGGCCAACGCCTATCTGCTGGCCACCGGCGTAGCCCTGGTGCCCGCGGGAAAGATCGCCGACATTTACGGCCGGCGGAAGATCTTCATCACCGGCATCCTCGTCTTCACCGTCGCGACAACGGCCACTGCCGTCATGCCCTCGATATCCTGGATCATTCTGCTTCGGATCCTCCAGGGGATGGGCGCTGCCATGACCATGACCACCGGCATCGCCATCATTTCAGCGGTCTTCCCGCCCAGCGAACGCGGGAAGGCCATCGGCATCACCGTGTCGAGCGTCTACATCGGTCTGTCGGTGGGGCCGTTTGCAGGCGGTCTGTTGACCGGCGCCTTTGGATGGCGCGCCATCTTCCTCATCAACGCCCCTATCGGTGCGGCGGCGCTGCTGCTGGCCGCCCTAAAGATCCGAGAGGAGTGGGCCGACGCTGCGGGAGAACGTTTCGATGTCGCGGGCAGCCTTTTCTACGGCGTGGCCCTGGTCTGCCTCATGTATGGACTGTCGATCCTCCCGGCGCGCCTGGGCCTCGGGCTGCTGGGCGGCGGGGCTCTGGCAATGGGGCTTTTCATCCGCCACGAGCTCAGGACGGCCTTTCCCGTCTTCGAGGTTCGGCTCTTCCGCCAGAACCGAACCTTCACCTACTCGAGCCTGGCGGCCCTGATCAACTACGCGGCCACCTTTGCCGTGGCGTTTCTGATGAGCCTCTACCTGCAGTACATCAAGGGCATGTCCCCCGAGGCCGCCGGCACCGTCCTCATCTGCCAACCCGGGGTCATGGCCCTCTTCTCCCCGGCGGCCGGAAGGCTGTCGGATCGGATCGAGCCCGCCGCCATCGCCTCCGCCGGCATGGCGTTGACGGCCGCGGGCCTCGCCGCCCTCGCCTTTCTCTCCGCCGATACGGACATTCCTTATATCATCGTCAGCCTTGTGGTTCTGGGGCTTGGGTTCGCGCTCTTTTCCTCTCCCAACATGAACGCCATCATGGGCAGCGTCGAAAAGCGGCATTACGGCGTCGCCTCGGGGACGGTGGCGACCATGCGGCTCGTGGGCCAGATGCTGAGCATGACCCTGGCGACCCTGGCCTTTTCCTTCTTCATCGGCAGCGCCCAGATCGCACCGCCGGTATACCCCCGGTTTCTGGAGGCCGTGACCCTCTGCTTCGCGGCCTTCTCCGTCATGTGCGCCGGAGGCATCTATTTTTCCCTGGCCAGAGGCACCCTCCACAGCCGGTCCCGTTGA
- the asd gene encoding aspartate-semialdehyde dehydrogenase, with the protein MKTVGFIGWRGMVGSVLMNRMLAENDFNACDPFFFSTSQAGLKGPDIGRGASEVADALDLNRLAEMDIIVSCQGGDYTKDCHPRLRDNGWNGYWIDAASTLRMEKKSVIVLDPVNRRVIDEALSRGVRDYVGGNCTVSLMLMALGGLFENKLIEWMTSMTYQAASGAGAKNMRELVSQMKAIGDSANSLLSDPASAILDLDRRVTETLREKSFPTENFGAPLAAGLIPWIDRPMPNGQTREEWKGQAETNKILGREDHPLPIDGQCVRIGAMRCHSQAFTIKMTRDLSLAEIEEIIGGHNAWVKVIPNEKEASLQELTPAKVTGTLSVPVGRIRKLNMGPTYLTAFSVGDQLLWGAAEPLRRMLRILIEHLA; encoded by the coding sequence ATGAAAACGGTAGGCTTTATCGGATGGCGCGGCATGGTCGGTTCGGTTCTGATGAACCGGATGCTGGCGGAAAACGATTTCAATGCATGCGATCCCTTCTTTTTCTCGACGTCCCAGGCCGGGCTGAAGGGGCCCGATATCGGCCGGGGGGCATCCGAGGTGGCGGACGCCCTCGACCTGAACCGTCTGGCGGAAATGGACATCATCGTCTCCTGCCAGGGCGGCGACTATACAAAGGACTGCCACCCCCGGCTGCGCGACAACGGCTGGAACGGCTATTGGATCGATGCCGCCTCGACCCTCCGGATGGAGAAGAAAAGCGTCATCGTCCTCGATCCGGTGAACCGCCGGGTGATCGACGAAGCCCTTTCCCGGGGGGTCCGGGATTACGTCGGCGGCAACTGCACCGTCTCCCTGATGCTCATGGCGCTGGGCGGTCTGTTTGAAAATAAACTGATCGAGTGGATGACCTCCATGACCTATCAGGCGGCCTCGGGGGCCGGCGCCAAGAACATGCGCGAGCTGGTGTCCCAGATGAAGGCTATCGGGGACAGCGCGAATTCGCTCCTGTCCGACCCTGCCTCGGCCATTCTGGATCTGGACCGTCGGGTCACGGAGACCCTCCGCGAGAAATCCTTTCCGACGGAAAATTTCGGGGCGCCCCTGGCCGCCGGCCTGATCCCCTGGATCGACCGCCCCATGCCGAACGGGCAGACCCGGGAGGAATGGAAGGGGCAGGCGGAAACCAACAAGATTCTCGGACGCGAGGACCACCCCCTGCCCATCGACGGCCAGTGCGTTCGCATCGGCGCCATGCGCTGCCACAGCCAGGCTTTCACCATCAAAATGACCCGTGATCTGTCGCTCGCCGAGATCGAGGAGATCATCGGCGGACACAACGCCTGGGTGAAGGTGATCCCCAACGAAAAGGAGGCGAGCCTGCAGGAGTTGACGCCCGCCAAGGTCACCGGCACACTGTCGGTCCCGGTGGGCCGGATTCGGAAGCTCAACATGGGGCCGACCTATCTCACGGCCTTCTCGGTGGGTGACCAGCTGCTATGGGGCGCGGCGGAGCCGCTGCGCCGGATGCTGCGGATCCTGATCGAGCACCTGGCATGA
- a CDS encoding DMT family transporter has product MTTQNAPRGILLFLLATGCIVLMNTCAKMCSSVYGPVEMVFYRGIVALALLVPYMRMTRPSSIFRTRRIRAHLYRAMLGNIGVGLIFWAYALLPMADATSLLFAAPLFVTALSPMLLGERIDRHRWAAVIVGFGGILMVARPSMGMFANPASLIALGGAFFGALVDITLRRLGRTEDPLTTVFYFILIGVILSAPYTLFSGAFPTPDLLPWLVGIGVFSAVQQVAKTTAFQLAEASLLAPCTYSAILWATLTGWIFWRDLPTPAVIGGTAVVVASNLTIAWRERQRRPGEV; this is encoded by the coding sequence ATGACCACCCAGAACGCCCCCAGGGGCATTCTGCTCTTTCTCCTTGCCACAGGGTGCATCGTTCTGATGAACACCTGCGCCAAGATGTGCAGCTCGGTTTACGGTCCCGTGGAGATGGTGTTTTATCGCGGCATTGTCGCCCTGGCCCTCCTGGTCCCCTATATGCGCATGACCCGACCGTCGTCCATATTCAGGACGCGACGGATTCGGGCCCACCTCTACCGCGCCATGCTCGGGAACATCGGTGTCGGTCTGATTTTCTGGGCCTACGCCCTCCTGCCCATGGCCGATGCCACATCCCTGCTGTTTGCAGCGCCCCTGTTCGTTACGGCCCTGTCGCCCATGCTTCTGGGGGAGCGCATCGACCGGCACCGGTGGGCCGCCGTCATCGTCGGTTTCGGCGGTATTCTGATGGTAGCCCGACCGTCCATGGGGATGTTCGCCAATCCCGCCTCTCTCATCGCTCTGGGCGGAGCGTTTTTCGGAGCCCTGGTCGACATCACCCTCCGTCGCCTGGGTCGGACCGAAGATCCCCTGACCACCGTATTCTACTTCATTCTCATCGGCGTCATCCTCTCCGCGCCGTACACCCTTTTTTCCGGGGCCTTCCCCACCCCGGACCTGTTGCCGTGGCTGGTCGGGATCGGCGTTTTCTCGGCTGTTCAGCAGGTCGCCAAGACCACGGCGTTCCAGTTGGCCGAGGCGTCCCTCCTGGCGCCCTGCACTTACAGCGCCATCCTATGGGCCACGCTGACGGGCTGGATATTCTGGCGGGATCTGCCGACCCCCGCCGTCATCGGGGGCACCGCGGTGGTGGTGGCCAGCAATCTGACTATTGCGTGGCGCGAACGACAGCGCCGACCCGGGGAGGTCTGA
- a CDS encoding YgiQ family radical SAM protein codes for MTTSAFSPTFPPATREEMLRLGWDRLDVILVTGDAYIDSPFIGTAVIARVLLDAGYRVGVIPQPDTASGRDITRLGEPLLFWGVSGGCLDAMVANITASGKRRRQDDLTPGGINNRRPDRAVIVYANLIRRYFKSTAPIVLGGIEASLRRISHYDAVSDSVRRSILFDAKADLLAYGMAEKTVLKIASILRADGDISALRTVRGICYVSRDLPEPVPEFPEPDGVLPDHSAAARDKGEFTRMFRLFYANADPMTARRLCQRQDTRYLVQNPPQSPLSSAELDRIHELPYAREVHPCHRNDGPVRALDTIRFALVAHRGCYGECRFCAITVHQGRHVVSRSEDSIVREAAAFTAHPLFKGIISDVGGPTANMYGMECRKKQRDGACVDRGCLFPDVCPGMPVRHDRQLRLLERLRTLPGVRRVFIASGIRYDLILKDRKHGERYLEEILRHHVSGQLKIAPEHVDAGVLNRMGKPGQEVLEAFIRLFTHLKRKKALDGFLTYYFMAAHPGCTQADMAGLRAFAEKKLHLLPEQTQIFTPTPATWSTLMYHTGRDPFTEETIFVERDRAARERQKAAVTPARSERPKRRSPRRRKGQGTL; via the coding sequence ATGACGACATCCGCATTTTCCCCCACATTTCCGCCCGCCACCCGGGAAGAGATGCTCCGCCTGGGGTGGGACCGCCTCGACGTGATCCTGGTCACGGGGGACGCCTACATCGACTCGCCGTTCATCGGCACGGCCGTCATCGCCCGCGTTCTCCTGGATGCCGGATACCGGGTGGGCGTCATCCCCCAACCCGACACCGCAAGCGGCCGGGACATCACCCGGCTGGGCGAACCCCTGCTTTTCTGGGGCGTCAGCGGGGGATGCCTCGACGCCATGGTGGCCAACATCACCGCCTCGGGGAAAAGACGGCGACAGGACGATCTCACCCCCGGCGGCATCAACAACCGGCGACCCGACCGTGCCGTCATCGTCTACGCCAATCTCATCCGACGCTATTTCAAGTCCACGGCGCCCATTGTACTGGGCGGCATCGAGGCCAGCCTCCGACGCATCTCCCACTACGACGCCGTATCCGACAGCGTCAGAAGATCCATCCTCTTCGATGCCAAAGCAGACCTTCTGGCCTACGGCATGGCCGAGAAGACCGTCCTGAAGATCGCCTCGATCCTCCGGGCCGACGGCGATATCAGCGCCCTCCGGACCGTTCGTGGGATCTGCTACGTCAGCCGCGATCTCCCCGAGCCCGTTCCCGAATTTCCGGAGCCCGACGGGGTCCTCCCGGACCACTCGGCCGCCGCCCGCGACAAAGGCGAGTTCACCCGCATGTTCCGACTTTTCTACGCCAATGCCGATCCAATGACGGCCCGCCGCCTCTGCCAGCGGCAGGATACGCGATACCTCGTCCAGAATCCTCCGCAAAGCCCCCTCTCTTCGGCGGAGTTGGATCGAATTCACGAGTTGCCCTACGCCCGGGAAGTCCACCCCTGCCATCGAAACGACGGCCCCGTCAGGGCCCTCGACACCATCCGATTCGCCCTTGTCGCCCACCGGGGGTGTTACGGCGAGTGCCGATTCTGCGCCATTACGGTCCATCAGGGACGGCACGTGGTTTCCCGGAGCGAGGATTCCATCGTTCGGGAAGCCGCTGCCTTCACGGCCCACCCCTTGTTCAAGGGGATCATTTCGGACGTGGGGGGCCCTACGGCCAACATGTACGGGATGGAATGCCGGAAAAAACAGAGGGACGGGGCCTGCGTCGACAGGGGATGCCTGTTTCCCGACGTCTGCCCCGGGATGCCGGTTCGCCACGACCGCCAACTGCGGCTCCTGGAACGTCTCAGAACCCTTCCGGGGGTCCGGCGGGTCTTCATCGCCAGCGGGATCCGGTACGACCTGATTCTGAAAGACCGGAAACACGGCGAACGCTACCTCGAGGAGATCCTCCGACACCACGTATCAGGACAACTCAAGATCGCCCCGGAGCACGTGGATGCCGGGGTCCTGAACCGCATGGGAAAGCCCGGACAGGAGGTCCTGGAGGCGTTCATCCGTCTGTTTACGCATCTGAAGCGAAAGAAGGCCCTCGACGGCTTCCTGACCTATTATTTCATGGCGGCCCATCCCGGGTGCACCCAGGCGGACATGGCCGGCCTCAGAGCCTTTGCCGAAAAAAAGCTGCACCTGTTGCCCGAACAGACCCAGATCTTCACCCCCACGCCCGCCACCTGGTCCACCCTCATGTACCACACCGGACGAGATCCCTTTACGGAAGAGACGATCTTCGTGGAAAGAGACCGCGCGGCCAGGGAACGCCAGAAGGCCGCCGTCACCCCGGCTCGGTCCGAACGGCCGAAACGGCGTTCCCCGCGGCGTCGGAAAGGTCAGGGCACCTTGTAG